Proteins encoded in a region of the Solanum dulcamara chromosome 9, daSolDulc1.2, whole genome shotgun sequence genome:
- the LOC129903641 gene encoding uncharacterized protein LOC129903641 produces the protein MTIKLVVGGLTLNIISAYTPQVGLDEEIKRRFWEDLDKVVVSIPPTDKLFIEGDFNGHIRSVSTGYDEVHRGFGFGCRNGGGASLLDFAKSFGLMVANSSFPKKEEHLVTFRSSRAATQIYFLLLKKDDKSLCKDCKVIPSENLTIQHKLLVMDLEIRRKKKKRVVDDRPRIRWGHLTPSSALEMGDKLLAMGTGIVGGDASSIWDRTASCNRETTREVLGVSRGRQGGC, from the coding sequence ATGACGATTAAGTTAGTCgttggagggcttaccttgaacattattagtgcctaCACGCCGCAAGTGGGGTTGGACGAGGAGATAaaaaggcgcttttgggaggacttGGACAAAGTGGTGGTCAGTATACCGCCTACTGACAAGCTATTCATAGaaggagatttcaatgggcacattaGGTCTGTCTCGACGGGCTATGACGAGGTGCATAGAGGATTTGGCTTCGGGTGCAGGAATGGTGGAGGAGCCTCACTCCTagatttcgcaaaatcttttgGATTAATGGtggccaactcgagtttcccaaagaaggaggagcacttggtaacctttcgtAGCTCGAGGGCGGCGACACAAATATACTTTTTGCTCCTTAAAAAAGATGATAAAAGCCTCTGTAAGGACTGCAAGGTCATACCAAGTGAGAATCTTACGATCCAACATAAGCTATTGGTCATGGACTTGGagataagaaggaagaagaagaagagggtcgtgGATGACCGACCAAGGATTAGGTGGGGTCATTTGACTCCgtctagtgccctagagatgggggATAAGTTATTGGCTATGGGGACTGGGATAGTAGGGGGGGATGCGAGCAGTATTTGGGATAGGACAGCCAGCTGCAATAGGGAAACAACTAGAGAGGTACTGGGGGTCTCACGAGGCCGCCAGGGTggatgttga